From Roseibium alexandrii DFL-11, the proteins below share one genomic window:
- a CDS encoding universal stress protein, with the protein MNKTILCAVDISHPEDREVLQTADKLARLDNAQLDVITVVPNFGVTLVSSYFDENFQDEIVNDTQNKLTDIVGSVLGEERNKEIRHVVATGSIYEEILELAKRTNTDLIVIGAHKPQLREFLLGPNAARVVRHSKCSVYVVRV; encoded by the coding sequence ATGAACAAGACCATTCTTTGCGCGGTCGATATCTCTCATCCGGAAGACCGCGAGGTCCTTCAGACCGCCGACAAACTCGCCCGGCTCGACAACGCCCAACTCGACGTGATCACCGTGGTGCCGAATTTCGGCGTGACGCTTGTCAGCTCCTATTTCGATGAGAACTTTCAGGATGAGATCGTCAACGACACACAAAACAAGCTGACGGATATTGTCGGCAGTGTCTTGGGCGAGGAGCGCAACAAGGAGATCCGGCATGTCGTTGCGACGGGTTCGATTTACGAAGAGATCCTGGAGCTGGCCAAACGGACCAACACGGATCTGATCGTGATTGGCGCCCATAAGCCGCAACTGCGGGAGTTCCTGCTTGGGCCAAACGCAGCCCGCGTTGTCCGGCACTCAAAGTGTTCGGTCTATGTCGTCAGGGTCTGA
- a CDS encoding DUF3108 domain-containing protein — protein MHLKSLAAALCFVAMPVEASSLYVKYDISLTGLKIGEGALSIDLQDQSYKIHGQGKMAAFGNFVSDGSGNVLATGSVSPQGLSPASFSMEAEEDGKPNTVSLSMANGAVTGTKIHPAQDRMNERIKVTETHKRGVIDPLTAVLFPAPKGLHPDSCKRTIPIYDGRDRYDLVLDYKTKYQKRGGRKGYSGGVLTCSARYKAIAGHRPNRRTIQQLEANTSMEIHLAEVPGKPYLLLYRASLMTPVGPLNIQNVRFKKLN, from the coding sequence ATGCACCTGAAATCACTTGCCGCAGCACTTTGCTTTGTTGCCATGCCGGTCGAGGCGAGCAGCCTTTATGTGAAATACGACATCTCGCTGACGGGGTTGAAGATCGGGGAGGGGGCACTTTCCATCGATCTTCAGGACCAGTCTTACAAGATCCACGGACAAGGCAAGATGGCAGCCTTCGGCAATTTTGTGTCTGATGGCTCCGGCAATGTGCTCGCGACTGGCTCCGTATCGCCGCAAGGTCTGAGCCCCGCCTCTTTTTCAATGGAGGCGGAAGAAGATGGCAAACCGAACACTGTTTCACTCTCGATGGCGAATGGCGCTGTCACGGGAACCAAGATCCACCCGGCCCAAGACCGGATGAACGAACGGATCAAGGTGACCGAGACACACAAGCGCGGGGTCATTGATCCTCTGACCGCGGTTTTGTTTCCAGCTCCGAAGGGCCTGCACCCGGACAGCTGCAAGCGCACCATCCCGATTTATGATGGCCGCGACCGCTACGACCTCGTGCTCGATTACAAGACAAAGTATCAAAAACGCGGTGGCCGGAAGGGCTACTCCGGCGGCGTCCTCACGTGCTCTGCGCGCTACAAGGCGATAGCCGGTCATAGGCCGAACCGCAGGACCATCCAGCAATTGGAAGCCAATACCTCGATGGAGATCCACTTGGCCGAGGTGCCGGGCAAACCGTATCTTCTGCTCTACAGAGCCAGCCTGATGACGCCCGTTGGGCCGCTCAACATCCAGAACGTCCGCTTCAAGAAGTTGAATTAA